One part of the Acetoanaerobium sticklandii genome encodes these proteins:
- a CDS encoding UbiA family prenyltransferase, with protein sequence MEKSSTTISRYFQFTEIKTKITSLFPFLISILYLMSKNQQVKIFETILFFMAMFLFDLETTAINNYIDTKTNGESIPYSRKKGRTLIYIMLAISIALGLVLVYYTDWIVLVLGSLCFAFGIFYTFGPLPISRTPFGEIISGIFYGFFIPLILLYINFPEGYYLKVLFTDTHILLEANYINLIHLVLLFAIPTLTTAGIMLANNTCDLEKDILQKRHTLPYYIGKKASVSIFKWIYIISYLMIPVLVFIGELGVISLVALVGIIPVAKKLKEFENQQVKSETFIVSIKNYVILNLGLVITMMIDNLL encoded by the coding sequence ATGGAAAAAAGCAGCACTACTATATCCAGATACTTTCAGTTTACTGAAATTAAAACTAAGATAACCAGCTTATTTCCTTTTCTAATATCAATACTGTATCTTATGTCTAAAAACCAACAAGTAAAAATATTTGAAACTATCCTATTTTTTATGGCTATGTTTTTATTTGATTTAGAAACAACTGCAATTAACAACTATATTGATACTAAAACCAATGGTGAAAGTATTCCATATAGCAGGAAAAAGGGCAGAACATTAATATATATAATGTTAGCAATTAGTATAGCTCTAGGATTAGTATTGGTTTACTATACAGATTGGATAGTTTTGGTTTTAGGAAGTTTATGCTTTGCCTTTGGTATTTTTTATACCTTTGGACCACTTCCTATTTCAAGAACTCCCTTTGGAGAAATAATTTCGGGGATATTCTATGGATTCTTTATTCCTCTGATTTTACTGTACATTAATTTTCCTGAGGGATATTATTTAAAAGTCTTGTTTACCGATACACACATTTTATTAGAGGCAAACTATATTAATTTAATTCATTTAGTATTATTGTTTGCCATCCCAACACTTACAACTGCAGGGATAATGCTTGCAAACAATACTTGTGATTTAGAAAAGGATATTTTGCAAAAAAGACATACTTTACCTTACTATATCGGTAAAAAAGCTTCAGTTAGTATCTTTAAATGGATATATATAATATCATATTTAATGATTCCTGTTCTTGTATTTATAGGAGAATTAGGAGTAATTTCACTAGTAGCATTAGTCGGAATAATTCCTGTGGCAAAAAAATTAAAAGAATTTGAGAACCAACAGGTTAAATCAGAAACCTTTATAGTTTCTATAAAAAATTATGTAATCTTAAATTTAGGATTAGTCATAACCATGATGATAGATAATTTACTTTAA
- a CDS encoding polyprenyl synthetase family protein — MISLESAKNEFNNKLVEVLRKTPPSIRECTSYLSKSLGKNLRGNCILIVASDENQFVHEDAINLAVAIELFHLATLVHDDIIDDSPKRRGMDSLQSRFDKKTAVICGDYILAMAIELALKVDIKDEYKKYSLANYAKSVCLGELMQDTNLFNYNLSLKRYLTIIRGKTAALFEAAFVSGAIVLGEPKSNVDLYKNIGRYIGMIFQMSDDCMDYELTQAESNKPVLSDIAKGVITLPLIYAMKKNETIREKLEQGYDKNILAREIINFGGVEFTKAFSDRYYDKSIVCLDKLEISSEKYTMIKNVLDVAARR, encoded by the coding sequence ATGATTAGTTTAGAATCAGCAAAAAATGAATTTAATAATAAGCTAGTAGAGGTTTTAAGGAAAACGCCACCTTCTATTAGAGAATGCACTTCGTATTTATCAAAATCACTAGGGAAAAATCTTAGAGGGAATTGTATTCTTATTGTAGCATCGGATGAAAATCAATTTGTTCACGAGGATGCGATTAATTTAGCAGTTGCAATCGAGCTTTTTCATTTAGCTACACTGGTACACGATGATATCATAGATGATTCCCCTAAAAGAAGAGGGATGGATAGCTTACAAAGTAGATTCGATAAGAAAACTGCAGTTATCTGTGGAGACTATATCCTAGCTATGGCTATTGAATTAGCTCTAAAAGTGGATATAAAAGATGAGTACAAAAAGTATTCACTTGCAAATTATGCGAAATCTGTATGTCTTGGCGAGCTTATGCAGGATACGAATCTATTCAATTATAATTTGAGCTTAAAAAGATATCTAACAATAATTAGAGGTAAGACAGCAGCGCTCTTTGAAGCCGCATTTGTCAGTGGAGCTATCGTTCTAGGAGAGCCAAAGTCCAATGTGGATTTATACAAAAATATTGGAAGATATATAGGAATGATTTTCCAAATGTCTGATGATTGTATGGATTATGAGCTTACTCAAGCTGAATCAAATAAACCGGTTTTATCTGATATTGCAAAAGGAGTCATTACTCTTCCGTTAATATATGCAATGAAGAAAAATGAAACTATTCGCGAGAAGCTAGAGCAAGGATATGATAAAAATATTCTAGCTAGAGAAATAATAAATTTTGGTGGAGTGGAATTTACAAAAGCTTTTAGTGACAGATATTATGACAAGAGTATAGTTTGCTTAGATAAGCTAGAAATATCTTCTGAAAAATATACTATGATAAAAAATGTTTTAGATGTAGCAGCAAGGAGATAA